One Terriglobales bacterium genomic window, CTGAAATCGCATTCAACGTTGGCTTTAGAAGCTTTTCCTTTTGCCTGCTCCAGAGCAATTTCCGAAGTATCAATACCAATAACCTGAAAGCCCTTCTGGGCAAGCCATATGGAATTGTCTCCGGTTCCACAGCCGATATCGAGGACTTTGCAGCTCAGAATAGGTCTTTGGGTCGCAACTTCGATGAGATTGAAATCCGGCTGGCCGACGTCCCAAGGAGTGTCCCCTGATTTGTATCTTTCTCTGTAACGGTCTTCGATTATCATCTCATCACACCTTATGGAAATGGCCGGGGTCACGGCTGAGCTGCGGGCCTAAAGTATACCTGTTCCAGCCGTGGGTTAGACGTTTCGAGTTTCATTCTTCTCACTTTCCAAGAAATCCGCTGCCGCCTTCGTTCGGTTAAAGGCATTGATAATGCTCGTAGCCGACTCTGCGACTAGCACATAAGCCAGTGCGCAGGCCGGATTCTGCTTCTTCGCCGAGTCGAGGGCCATTACCAATTCATGCGTACGTGATACACCCTCACAGAGCCGCCGGATGATGCGATCCAATCGAGAGGCAATCTCAGGTGATGATGCTCCCGTTGGTCTTAGGAGATCATCTATTTCAAATAGTTGCGAGATGACGTCATGTTTTGTGCCGATGAGCGCATTACAAACTTCTTCCGCCTGCGACTGAAGCGCTTCATTAATTTGAACATTGGGTAGCTCAGCTTGGATGTAGTTGGCCGTCTCCAACATGATCATAGCGCAGCCCCGGGCCGCACTCATGACTTCATGAATCGCGGATTCATTCATGGGGTGAGCCCTCCAAACGCGAAACCTTTGAGCTCAGCCGCAGGAAACGGAGGAAAGCCATTGCACGTCGGCTGCAGCGAAGAGTTAGCATCAGCCACGCTCAGAACATGCCATTTTCATTGACAGAGTCCTCCGGAATAGCCTGGCCAATATCCCATAACTCCACGATGCGATCGCCGTCGAATCGGAAGATATGAACGGCAGCGGCCCCGAGGTCACCGGGCTTCTGGCGTACCCGTGAGAAGACTGCAACTTCCTTCTCATCCTGTAGGGCGCGTTGTACCTCAAAGATCTTATGGGGGTTCTTGGTGGCGTTTTGTTCCATCGCCTCCATCAGCGACGCGGCGTCACCACGAAAGAAGGGGTTGTGGTGCCGAAATCCCGGACCAACATGGCGCTGATACGCCTCGCGCACCTTGCCTGAGGCAACGAGCGTCAAGAATTCGATTGCCGCATCCTTACGGGACTGAGTAGCCATAATCCTCTCCTGCCAAAGCGAACCTGGCCCGCGGGTGAGCGGCGTGCGGTGCTAACCGGGAGGGGG contains:
- a CDS encoding nuclear transport factor 2 family protein; protein product: MATQSRKDAAIEFLTLVASGKVREAYQRHVGPGFRHHNPFFRGDAASLMEAMEQNATKNPHKIFEVQRALQDEKEVAVFSRVRQKPGDLGAAAVHIFRFDGDRIVELWDIGQAIPEDSVNENGMF